The Kluyveromyces lactis strain NRRL Y-1140 chromosome B complete sequence genome contains a region encoding:
- a CDS encoding phosphatidylinositol/phosphatidylcholine-binding protein (uniprot|P24859 Kluyveromyces lactis KLLA0B06479g SEC14 SEC14 cytosolic factor) — protein MVSEQEILESYPQVCPSGSLSGTPGNLDSEQEAKLKEFRELLESLGYKERLDDSTLLRFLRARKFDLEASKIMYENCEKWRKEFGVDTIFEDFHYEEKPLVAKYYPQYYHKTDNDGRPVYIEELGSVNLTQMYKITTQERMLKNLVWEYEAFVRYRLPACSRKAGYLVETSCTILDLKGISISSAAQVLSYVREASNIGQNYYPERMGKFYLINAPFGFSTAFRLFKPFLDPVTVSKIFILGSSYQKDLLKQIPAENLPKKFGGQSEVSEAEGGLYLSDIGPWREEEYIGPEGEAPKAFQL, from the coding sequence ATGGTAagtgaacaagaaattttAGAATCATACCCCCAGGTTTGTCCTAGTGGATCATTGTCTGGAACACCAGGCAATCTTGATTCAGAACAAGAAGCCAAGTTGAAGGAATTTAGAGAATTGTTAGAATCATTGGGATATAAGGAAAGACTTGATGACTCGACGTTGTTGCGTTTCCTAAGGGCTCGTAAGTTCGATCTAGAGGCTTCCAAGATCATGTACGAGAACTGTGAGAAATGGAGAAAAGAGTTTGGTGTTGACACCATCTTCGAAGATTTCCATTACGAAGAGAAACCGCTTGTCGCTAAATACTACCCACAATACTATCACAAGACCGACAACGATGGTCGTCCCGTTTACATTGAAGAGCTTGGTTCTGTTAATTTGACTCAGATGTACAAGATCACCACGCAAGAACGTATGCTGAAGAACTTGGTCTGGGAATACGAAGCTTTTGTTAGATACAGATTGCCTGCATGTTCAAGAAAGGCTGGATACCTTGTTGAAACTTCATGTACCATTCTAGACTTGAAAGGTATTTCCATTTCCAGTGCAGCACAAGTATTGAGTTATGTCAGGGAAGCTTCCAATATCGGTCAAAACTACTACCCTGAACGTATGGGTAAATTCTACTTGATCAACGCACCATTTGGGTTCTCCACTGCCTTCAGATTATTCAAACCATTCTTGGATCCAGTTACCGTGTCAAAGATTTTTATCTTGGGATCGTCCTACCAAAAGGATTTGCTAAAGCAAATCCCTGCCGAAAACTTGCCAAAAAAATTTGGTGGTCAATCCGAGGTCTCAGAAGCAGAAGGCGGTCTATATCTATCCGATATTGGTCCATGGAGAGAGGAGGAATACATTGGACCTGAAGGTGAAGCTCCAAAGGCTTTTCAATTGTAA